The Deinococcus roseus genome contains a region encoding:
- a CDS encoding HD domain-containing phosphohydrolase: MNLPEFDPSPVPNLPSSPWVQRLLDVSTEGLLLLEFQQLSSDWMVTYANASAVRLTGMPAAALVGESFKRLFPVSESDLARMPQGMELNAGNHQLTITPLDSAVLAVACKPLHPSLDHLLDQTDSFLRVYSTEGTCTYASPSVQRLLGYSAEELLGLKPESLIHPEDHRVIHSEHHINLQVEDLGEEFPFEYRILNRHGEVRWVSSRSRKVLRSAGGHDYHLTTSDITSRKQAELDAQERQDRYAALLNLTYHFETVTDPDDLATGALKAVLPLTEYRYGGYIKFVDQQAVLHWNTGAAGGPLEHELQGIAQRINKIRFLLMFRKLGPQLYQSGSTSALDHLLGNTELWASFGVLPIHGNGEVLGFLLLGAPVRMTASEATRKLLTVVSERVSLTFGRLVDLANLTRAREETLRAMGLVLEYRDFETKGHTERVTELAGRLGRRLKVSEQELDDLRLGAYLHDVGKVAISDMVLLKPGKLTDEERKHIQEHPQVGYHLLQGIPTLRPSVLDVVLYHQERWNGTGYPEGLSGKSIPHLARIFAVVDVYDALTSDRPYKKAFTWENACEILQKESGTFLDPEITGEFIRMITESQASSSRSSAD; this comes from the coding sequence ATGAACCTTCCCGAATTTGACCCGAGTCCGGTTCCGAACCTCCCATCCAGCCCATGGGTGCAGCGCCTGCTGGATGTCAGCACCGAGGGATTGTTGCTGCTGGAATTCCAGCAGCTCAGCTCTGACTGGATGGTGACTTATGCCAATGCCAGTGCAGTCCGCCTCACGGGGATGCCTGCAGCGGCCCTGGTGGGAGAGAGCTTCAAGCGGCTCTTTCCAGTGTCCGAATCGGACCTGGCCCGCATGCCCCAGGGCATGGAGCTGAATGCTGGAAACCACCAGCTCACCATCACCCCGCTGGACAGTGCGGTGCTGGCGGTGGCATGCAAACCCCTGCATCCATCGCTGGACCATTTGCTGGACCAGACCGACAGCTTCCTGAGGGTGTACTCCACAGAAGGCACCTGCACTTATGCTTCACCCTCGGTGCAGCGTTTGCTGGGCTACAGTGCAGAGGAACTTCTGGGCCTCAAACCGGAATCCCTGATTCACCCCGAAGACCACCGGGTGATTCACTCAGAACACCACATCAATCTGCAGGTTGAGGACCTCGGAGAGGAATTTCCTTTCGAGTACCGCATCCTCAACCGGCATGGTGAGGTGCGCTGGGTGTCTTCGCGTTCCCGTAAGGTGCTCCGTTCTGCGGGAGGTCACGATTACCACCTGACCACCAGCGACATCACCTCCCGCAAACAGGCCGAACTCGATGCCCAGGAGCGCCAGGACCGCTATGCTGCCCTGCTGAACCTCACCTACCACTTCGAGACCGTGACCGATCCAGATGACCTTGCCACTGGTGCCTTGAAAGCTGTGCTTCCCCTCACGGAATACCGTTATGGGGGCTACATCAAATTCGTGGACCAGCAGGCGGTGCTGCACTGGAACACCGGAGCAGCTGGTGGGCCTCTGGAGCATGAATTGCAGGGCATTGCCCAGCGCATCAACAAAATTCGGTTCCTGCTGATGTTCCGCAAACTGGGGCCGCAGCTGTACCAGTCGGGCAGCACTTCTGCGCTGGACCACCTGCTGGGCAACACCGAATTGTGGGCCAGTTTCGGGGTGCTGCCCATTCATGGCAACGGCGAGGTGCTGGGTTTCCTGCTGCTGGGTGCCCCTGTGCGCATGACCGCTTCCGAGGCCACCCGCAAACTGCTGACCGTGGTTTCTGAGCGGGTCAGCCTGACTTTTGGCCGTCTGGTGGACCTTGCCAACCTCACCCGGGCCAGAGAAGAAACCCTGAGGGCCATGGGTCTGGTGCTGGAATACCGGGACTTTGAAACCAAGGGCCACACCGAGCGGGTCACGGAACTGGCCGGAAGGCTGGGCCGCCGCCTGAAAGTCAGTGAACAGGAGCTGGACGACCTGCGTCTGGGCGCTTACCTGCACGATGTGGGCAAGGTGGCCATCTCCGACATGGTGCTGCTCAAACCGGGCAAACTCACCGATGAAGAACGCAAGCACATCCAGGAACACCCCCAGGTCGGATACCACCTGCTGCAGGGCATCCCCACCCTGCGTCCCAGTGTGCTGGATGTGGTTCTGTACCACCAGGAGCGCTGGAATGGCACGGGCTATCCTGAAGGCCTGAGCGGCAAGAGCATTCCCCATCTGGCCCGCATCTTTGCGGTCGTAGACGTGTACGACGCCCTCACCAGTGACCGCCCTTACAAGAAAGCCTTCACCTGGG